The Pseudophryne corroboree isolate aPseCor3 chromosome 2, aPseCor3.hap2, whole genome shotgun sequence genome has a segment encoding these proteins:
- the LOC135006862 gene encoding keratin, type II cytoskeletal 5-like encodes MSMSRQTTYKKTFSTASAVPSVANRNSFSSVSINRSGGGGASRASSGGFGSRSLHNVGANKRISLSSQSRYGYGSGFGGGAGSGAGFGMSSGYGAGQGFGGGQGFGIGQGFGGGPGFPVCPPGGIQEVTINQSLLAPLNLEIDPTISRVRTEEREQIKTLNNKFASFIDKVRFLEQQNKVLETKWSLLQEQGVKTVKNNIEPLFETYINRLRRQLDGIGSDKSRLDAELRQMQDAVEDFKNKYEEEINKRTAAENEFVVLKKDVDAAYMNKVELESKVDALNDEINFLRALYEMELNQMQAQISDTQVVLTMDNNRALDLDGIIAEVKAQYEEIANKSRQEAESWYQSKYEELQVSAGRHGDDLRNTKTEISELNRMINRLRSEIDNVKKQCAKLQSSIAEAEERGELAVKDAKHKLSELEDALQKAKQDMARQLKEYQDLMNVKLALDIEIATYRKLLEGEESRLSGEGVLPVNISVVSSSYGTSGGSGYSYGAGGGSGFGAGYGVGGGSGYGAGYGVGGGSGFGAGSGSGYGGGVGGGSFSSNSGKMANFGSGSGNNSSVKIMQTTSTSSRRY; translated from the exons ATGTCGATGTCTCGCCAAACAACTTACAAAAAAACCTTCAGTACTGCTTCTGCTGTTCCATCAGTGGCAAACCGTAACAGCTTCAGCTCTGTCTCTATCAATCGCTCTGGCGGAGGGGGTGCCAGCCGGGCTAGCTCTGGGGGCTTTGGCAGCAGAAGCCTCCATAATGTTGGAGCAAACAAAAGAATTTCCCTAAGTTCTCAGTCCCGTTATGGATATGGCTCTGGGTTTGGTGGTGGAGCTGGTAGTGGAGCAGGCTTTGGTATGAGCTCTGGCTATGGTGCTGGTCAAGGATTTGGTGGTGGTCAAGGATTTGGTATTGGACAAGGATTTGGTGGTGGACCTGGATTTCCAGTGTGCCCACCTGGAGGAATCCAAGAAGTTACAATTAATCAGAGCCTTTTAGCCCCTCTTAATCTGGAAATTGACCCAACCATTTCAAGGGTACGCACAGAAGAAAGAGAACAGATCAAGACTCTCAACAACAAGTTTGCATCCTTTATTGACAAG GTGCGTTTCTTAGAACAACAGAACAAAGTACTGGAAACCAAATGGAGCCTCTTGCAAGAACAGGGAGTCAAAACAGTTAAAAATAATATTGAGCCCCTCTTTGAAACCTACATTAATAGACTGCGAAGGCAGCTAGATGGAATAGGAAGTGACAAATCCCGCTTGGATGCAGAACTAAGACAAATGCAGGATGCTGTAGAGGATTTCAAGAACAA ATATGAAGAAGAAATTAACAAGCGCACAGCTGCAGAGAATGAATTTGTGGTGCTTAAAAAG GATGTGGATGCTGCCTACATGAACAAAGTAGAACTGGAATCCAAGGTGGATGCTCTGAATGATGAGATCAACTTCTTGAGGGCACTGTATGAAATG GAACTCAACCAGATGCAGGCACAGATCTCAGACACACAAGTTGTTTTGACAATGGACAATAACAGAGCTTTGGACCTTGATGGCATCATTGCTGAGGTCAAGGCTCAATATGAGGAAATCGCAAACAAAAGCCGCCAAGAAGCCGAGTCCTGGTATCAAAGCAAA TACGAGGAGCTCCAGGTCTCTGCTGGAAGACACGGTGATGATCTCAGGAACACAAAGACTGAAATCTCAGAGCTAAACCGTATGATTAACAGACTGCGCTCTGAAATCGACAACGTGAAAAAACAA TGTGCCAAGCTGCAGAGCTCTATTGCTGAAGCCGAGGAACGTGGGGAGCTTGCAGTGAAAGATGCCAAACACAAGCTTTCTGAGTTGGAGGATGCTCTGCAGAAGGCCAAGCAGGACATGGCTCGCCAACTGAAAGAGTACCAGGATCTGATGAATGTTAAGCTGGCCCTGGATATTGAAATCGCCACCTACAGGAAACTGCTAGAAGGAGAAGAGAGCAG GTTGTCAGGAGAAGGTGTCCTACCTGTAAATATCT ctGTGGTGAGTTCATCCTATGGTACCAGTGGCGGATCAGGTTATAGttacggagctggaggtggaagtggATTCGGTGCTGGCTATGGAGTTGGAGGCGGAAGTGGATATGGTGCTGGCTATGGAGTTGGAGGTGGAAGCGGATTCGGAGCTGGTTCCGGAAGTGGATATGGTGGTGGTGTAGGTGGAGGAAGTTTCAGTTCTAACAGTGGAAAAATGGCAAATTTTGGCTCAGGAAGTGGTAACAACTCAAGTGTAAAAATTATGCAAACAACCTCCACAAGTTCCAGGAGGTATTAA